In Paraburkholderia sp. BL23I1N1, a genomic segment contains:
- a CDS encoding class I SAM-dependent methyltransferase, translated as MKHHDQVADAFGSTAAAYFTSQTHATGADLQTLARSIAATPDAKVLDMGCGAGHASFAVAPHAKEVVAYDIAPQMLATVDGAAKDRGLSNICTQQGAAETLPFDDHSFDWVISRMSAHHWHDVPHALAEVRRVLKPGGKVLFIDIAGIDHPLLDTYIQSIEVLRDGSHIRDYRADEWIAFFEAAGFKASIRERWRIAIEFSSWVARMRTPEPHVIAIRSLWNKSPDEVRQYFDVQEDGSFKLDALMIEAQ; from the coding sequence ATGAAGCACCACGATCAAGTTGCCGACGCCTTCGGCTCGACCGCCGCCGCGTATTTCACGAGTCAGACGCATGCCACCGGCGCCGATCTGCAGACGCTGGCCCGATCGATCGCCGCGACGCCGGATGCAAAGGTGCTCGACATGGGTTGCGGTGCGGGTCATGCGAGTTTCGCGGTGGCGCCGCACGCAAAAGAAGTGGTCGCGTACGACATCGCGCCGCAAATGCTGGCGACGGTCGACGGCGCCGCGAAGGACCGCGGCCTGAGCAACATTTGCACGCAACAGGGCGCCGCCGAAACGCTGCCGTTCGACGACCATTCGTTCGACTGGGTCATCAGCCGGATGAGCGCGCATCACTGGCACGACGTGCCGCATGCGTTGGCCGAAGTGCGGCGCGTGTTAAAGCCGGGCGGCAAGGTGTTGTTCATCGACATCGCCGGCATCGATCATCCGCTGCTCGACACGTATATTCAGTCAATCGAAGTGTTGCGCGACGGCTCGCATATCCGCGACTACCGCGCCGACGAATGGATCGCGTTTTTCGAAGCGGCCGGTTTCAAGGCATCGATTCGCGAGCGTTGGCGCATCGCGATCGAGTTCAGCTCGTGGGTGGCGCGCATGCGTACGCCGGAGCCGCACGTGATTGCGATTCGCTCGCTGTGGAACAAGTCCCCCGATGAGGTGCGTCAGTATTTCGACGTGCAGGAAGACGGCTCGTTCAAGCTCGACGCGCTGATGATCGAGGCGCAATAA
- a CDS encoding helix-turn-helix transcriptional regulator, with protein MTTPPSADNPPPLDATPARALGDFIRAHRERLTPQALGLPPGPRRRTPGLRREEVAQLCGVSPTWYTWIEQGRPVSASAEALARIAVALQLSRAERAYLFELAAQRDPAEPDPAAADAPATLLETVQLVNAPAYVLDRQWNALAWNARAADLFVGWLDGTHDRNLLRYTFTEPAARELIVDWDTRARRLAAEFRADSIRHLNDAPTRGLIDSLSAASDAFARFWASQDVGGREGGRREFNHPRDGRIVYDQITFKPAHREDLKLVVLVRE; from the coding sequence ATGACCACGCCGCCCTCCGCCGACAACCCGCCGCCGCTCGACGCCACACCTGCCCGCGCACTCGGCGATTTCATCCGCGCTCACCGCGAACGGCTCACGCCGCAAGCGCTCGGCCTGCCGCCCGGCCCGCGCCGCCGCACGCCCGGCTTGCGGCGCGAGGAAGTCGCGCAGCTATGCGGCGTCAGCCCAACCTGGTACACGTGGATCGAACAGGGCCGCCCGGTCTCCGCCTCCGCCGAGGCGCTGGCGCGGATCGCTGTCGCGCTGCAACTGTCGCGTGCCGAGCGGGCGTATCTGTTCGAGCTGGCCGCGCAGCGCGACCCGGCCGAGCCCGATCCGGCCGCCGCCGACGCCCCCGCCACCCTGCTCGAAACCGTGCAGCTCGTGAACGCGCCGGCTTACGTGCTCGACCGGCAGTGGAACGCGCTCGCCTGGAACGCGCGCGCCGCCGACCTGTTCGTCGGCTGGCTGGACGGTACGCACGACCGCAATCTGCTGCGCTACACCTTCACCGAGCCGGCCGCACGCGAGCTGATCGTCGACTGGGACACGCGGGCGCGGCGTCTCGCGGCCGAATTCCGCGCGGATTCGATCCGTCATCTGAACGACGCTCCCACGCGCGGGTTGATCGACTCGCTCTCCGCCGCCAGCGACGCGTTCGCGCGCTTCTGGGCGTCGCAGGATGTCGGCGGCCGTGAAGGCGGCCGGCGCGAATTCAATCATCCGCGCGACGGCCGCATCGTCTACGACCAGATCACCTTCAAGCCCGCGCATCGCGAGGATCTGAAGCTGGTGGTGCTGGTGCGGGAGTAG
- the argH gene encoding argininosuccinate lyase, with product MTSQLHKKGEAWSARFSEPMSELVKRYTSSVFFDKRLALVDIEGSLAHASMLAAQKIIAADDLAAIQRGMAQIRGEIERGEFEWQLDLEDVHLNIEARLTALIGDAGKRLHTGRSRNDQVATDIRLWLRGEIDRIGGLLTELRTALLDMAEKNASTIMPGFTHLQVAQPVTFGHHLMAYVEMFSRDAERMVDCRKRVNRLPLGAAALAGTSYPIDRHAVAKTLGFDGICANSLDAVSDRDFAIEFTAASALVMTHVSRFSEELVLWMSPRVGFIDLADRFCTGSSIMPQKKNPDVPELARGKTGRVNGHLIALLTLMKGQPLAYNKDNQEDKEPLFDTVDTVADTLRIFAEMVAGISVKPQAMRDAALQGFSTATDLADYLVKRGLPFRDAHEAVALAVRVCADRGCDLADLTLEEMRQDLPNVAHLIGEDVFSYLTLEGSVASRNHPGGTAPEQVLAAVKAAREALK from the coding sequence ATGACGTCCCAACTGCACAAAAAAGGCGAAGCCTGGTCGGCTCGCTTCTCGGAGCCGATGTCGGAGCTCGTCAAACGCTACACGTCGTCGGTTTTCTTCGACAAGCGTCTGGCGCTCGTCGATATCGAAGGGTCGCTCGCGCACGCCTCGATGCTGGCCGCGCAGAAGATCATCGCCGCCGACGACCTCGCCGCGATCCAACGCGGCATGGCGCAGATCAGGGGTGAAATCGAACGAGGCGAGTTCGAGTGGCAACTCGATCTGGAAGACGTCCACCTGAACATCGAGGCACGCCTGACCGCGCTGATCGGCGACGCCGGCAAGCGCCTGCACACGGGCCGCTCGCGTAACGACCAGGTCGCGACCGACATCCGCCTGTGGCTGCGCGGCGAAATCGACCGCATCGGCGGCCTGCTGACGGAACTGCGCACCGCCTTGCTCGACATGGCCGAGAAGAACGCGTCGACCATCATGCCGGGCTTCACGCACCTGCAGGTGGCGCAGCCCGTCACGTTCGGCCATCACCTGATGGCTTACGTCGAAATGTTTTCGCGCGACGCCGAACGCATGGTCGATTGCCGCAAGCGCGTGAATCGTCTGCCGCTGGGTGCAGCGGCGCTGGCCGGCACCAGCTATCCGATCGACCGTCATGCAGTGGCGAAGACGCTGGGCTTCGACGGCATCTGCGCGAACTCGCTGGATGCCGTGTCCGATCGTGACTTCGCGATCGAGTTCACGGCTGCGTCCGCGCTGGTGATGACGCACGTATCGCGCTTTTCCGAAGAACTCGTGCTGTGGATGAGCCCGCGCGTCGGCTTCATCGATCTGGCCGACCGTTTCTGCACGGGCTCGTCGATCATGCCGCAGAAGAAGAACCCGGACGTGCCTGAACTCGCGCGTGGCAAGACGGGCCGCGTGAACGGCCATCTGATCGCGCTGCTGACCTTGATGAAAGGCCAGCCGCTCGCGTACAACAAAGACAATCAGGAAGACAAGGAGCCGCTGTTCGACACCGTCGATACGGTTGCGGATACGCTGCGCATCTTCGCTGAAATGGTCGCCGGCATCTCGGTGAAGCCGCAAGCCATGCGCGACGCCGCGTTGCAAGGCTTCTCCACCGCAACCGATCTCGCCGACTACCTGGTCAAGCGCGGTCTGCCGTTCCGCGACGCGCACGAAGCGGTGGCGCTGGCGGTTCGCGTGTGTGCCGATCGCGGCTGCGATCTGGCCGACCTGACGCTGGAGGAAATGCGTCAGGACCTGCCGAACGTCGCGCATCTGATCGGCGAGGACGTGTTCTCGTATCTGACGCTTGAGGGTTCGGTGGCGAGCCGCAACCATCCGGGCGGCACGGCGCCGGAGCAGGTGCTCGCTGCCGTTAAGGCTGCGCGGGAAGCGTTGAAGTAA
- a CDS encoding energy transducer TonB — MKIASVLALAVIAGCTFTPPDRPLIITPAAAVNSATLDQYRSAVAKRIIERSPSYVLRGTPQAMLRSLVVVSFTVDRNGQVVQSSVYRTNGDDEAESTALATLRRASPLPQPPGKLLNGRGQLELFEDWLFNDDGKFQLRELASPQAQTID, encoded by the coding sequence TTGAAGATAGCTTCCGTTTTAGCGCTCGCAGTCATAGCAGGCTGCACCTTCACGCCGCCGGACCGCCCACTCATCATCACACCGGCAGCCGCCGTCAATAGTGCGACGCTCGACCAGTACCGCAGCGCGGTTGCCAAACGCATCATCGAACGCAGCCCGTCTTATGTGTTGCGCGGCACGCCGCAAGCGATGCTGCGCTCGCTGGTGGTGGTCTCGTTCACGGTGGATCGCAACGGTCAGGTAGTGCAATCCTCGGTGTATCGCACCAATGGCGATGACGAAGCCGAGAGCACCGCGCTCGCCACCTTGCGGCGCGCCTCGCCGCTGCCTCAACCGCCTGGCAAATTGCTGAACGGCCGTGGCCAGCTCGAACTGTTCGAAGACTGGCTGTTCAACGACGACGGCAAATTCCAGTTGCGCGAGCTCGCCTCGCCGCAAGCGCAGACCATCGACTGA
- a CDS encoding MFS transporter: protein MSTSPISAAQPNASGQNSSTRIIFASFIGTAIEFYDFYVYATAAALVIGPVFFPHSSATAQALSAFVTFGIAFVARPIGSFLFGHFGDRIGRKSTLVASLLVMGVSTTLIGFVPGYDSIGSLAPILLCILRFGQGIGLGGEWGGAALLATENAPAGKRGWFGMFPQLGPSIGFLASNGLFFALALSLSDEQFRSWGWRVPFLVSAVLVALGLYVRLKIAETPAFQAAIERKERVKVPIATLLSQHGLPTLLGALAMVVCYTLFYNATTFSLSYGVSVLHIPRPTFLGMLCIAVVFMALATPLSAWASDRYGRKPVLIAGIVAAILSGFTMAPLLGSGQTPLVLLFLVIELFLMGVTFAPMGALLPELFPTNVRYTGAGVSYNLGGILGASVAPYIAQVLAAHGGLSWVGAYVSIAAAVSLIGVLCMRETRDTQLM, encoded by the coding sequence ATGTCCACTTCGCCGATTTCCGCGGCCCAGCCCAACGCAAGCGGGCAGAACAGCAGCACGCGAATCATCTTCGCGAGTTTCATCGGCACCGCGATCGAGTTCTACGATTTCTACGTCTATGCGACCGCCGCGGCGCTCGTCATCGGACCGGTGTTTTTCCCGCACAGCTCGGCGACGGCCCAGGCTTTGTCGGCATTCGTCACGTTCGGCATCGCGTTCGTCGCGAGGCCGATCGGCTCGTTCCTGTTCGGTCACTTCGGTGACCGGATCGGCCGTAAGTCGACGCTCGTCGCTTCGCTGCTGGTGATGGGCGTGTCCACCACGCTGATCGGTTTCGTGCCCGGCTACGACTCGATCGGCAGCCTCGCGCCGATCCTGCTGTGCATCTTGCGCTTCGGCCAGGGTATCGGTCTTGGCGGCGAATGGGGCGGCGCCGCGCTGCTCGCCACCGAGAATGCACCAGCCGGCAAACGCGGCTGGTTCGGGATGTTCCCGCAGTTGGGGCCATCGATCGGCTTTCTGGCGTCCAACGGTCTGTTCTTCGCTTTGGCGTTGTCTTTGAGCGACGAGCAATTCCGCAGCTGGGGCTGGCGCGTGCCGTTCCTCGTCAGCGCGGTGCTGGTCGCGCTCGGCTTGTACGTGCGGTTGAAAATCGCTGAGACGCCGGCCTTCCAGGCGGCCATCGAACGCAAAGAACGCGTGAAGGTGCCGATCGCGACGTTGCTGTCGCAGCACGGGCTGCCCACCCTCCTCGGCGCGCTGGCCATGGTGGTCTGCTACACGCTCTTCTACAACGCCACGACGTTTTCGCTGTCGTATGGCGTGTCGGTGCTGCATATTCCGCGGCCGACGTTCCTCGGCATGCTGTGCATCGCGGTCGTGTTCATGGCGCTCGCCACGCCGCTCTCGGCCTGGGCGAGCGACCGTTATGGCCGCAAGCCGGTGCTGATCGCCGGCATCGTCGCGGCGATCCTGTCCGGCTTCACTATGGCGCCCTTGCTCGGCAGCGGACAGACGCCGCTGGTGCTGCTGTTCCTCGTGATCGAACTGTTCCTGATGGGCGTGACCTTCGCGCCGATGGGCGCGCTGCTGCCGGAACTGTTTCCGACCAACGTGCGCTATACCGGTGCAGGCGTGTCGTACAACCTCGGCGGAATTCTCGGTGCGTCCGTCGCGCCGTATATCGCGCAGGTGCTGGCCGCGCACGGCGGGCTGTCGTGGGTGGGCGCTTATGTGTCGATCGCCGCGGCCGTCAGCTTGATCGGCGTGCTGTGCATGCGCGAGACACGCGATACGCAGCTGATGTGA
- the waaC gene encoding lipopolysaccharide heptosyltransferase I, with translation MKRVLIVKVTSLGDIVQALPVVADIKRAFPGVQVDWAADEAFAEVVHWCEGVDRVLCAPLRRFKKARRWGDFKAIAASIAELRAYRYDFIVDIQGVYKSAIIAFLARSSKRIGYQSQDLGERGAAFAYTGRFGPRPQCSAWHGMRISTGEALGYEVEGPAVHNLRLPEPATPLFAADSAPVAALFHATSKEDKKWPLTHWVAVGRELAQRGFHVVLPWGSEGERAEAEQIASQVPGSTVLPKLSVTEIAQMIDACALVIGTDTGFVHVAHALQKRTVMIFVATSASHFGIEAPFRSISIGDGHSVPPIAEALRAIDYVHSEPRAVPVQHGSAAA, from the coding sequence ATGAAGCGAGTCCTTATCGTCAAGGTCACTTCCCTCGGCGATATCGTGCAGGCGTTGCCAGTCGTCGCCGACATCAAACGCGCGTTTCCCGGCGTTCAGGTGGATTGGGCGGCAGACGAAGCATTCGCCGAAGTGGTGCATTGGTGCGAAGGCGTGGACCGCGTGCTTTGCGCGCCGCTGCGCCGTTTCAAGAAGGCGCGCCGATGGGGCGATTTCAAGGCGATCGCGGCGTCGATCGCCGAATTGCGTGCGTACCGCTACGACTTCATCGTCGACATTCAAGGCGTGTACAAGAGCGCGATCATCGCCTTTCTGGCGCGCTCGTCGAAGCGTATTGGCTACCAGTCCCAGGATCTTGGCGAGCGAGGTGCCGCATTCGCTTATACCGGGCGTTTCGGCCCGCGTCCGCAGTGCAGTGCGTGGCATGGCATGCGCATCAGCACGGGTGAGGCGCTGGGCTACGAGGTCGAAGGCCCCGCCGTCCACAATCTGCGCCTGCCCGAACCGGCCACCCCACTGTTCGCGGCTGACAGCGCGCCGGTCGCGGCGCTGTTTCACGCCACCTCCAAAGAGGACAAGAAGTGGCCGCTGACTCACTGGGTCGCGGTCGGCCGCGAGTTGGCGCAGCGCGGTTTTCATGTGGTGTTGCCATGGGGTTCGGAAGGCGAGCGAGCTGAGGCGGAGCAGATTGCGTCGCAGGTGCCGGGCTCGACCGTCCTGCCCAAGCTGAGCGTGACCGAAATCGCGCAGATGATCGACGCGTGTGCGTTGGTGATCGGAACCGATACGGGTTTCGTTCATGTGGCGCATGCATTGCAGAAACGCACGGTCATGATTTTTGTGGCGACCTCGGCATCGCATTTCGGCATTGAAGCGCCGTTCCGCTCGATCTCGATCGGCGACGGTCATTCAGTGCCGCCGATCGCCGAGGCACTGAGGGCGATCGATTACGTGCACAGCGAGCCGCGCGCGGTTCCCGTGCAGCACGGATCGGCAGCCGCCTGA
- a CDS encoding chloride channel protein has product MSRAFSPRSSSIVRRARRLWRQYGVFWLGAIAVGLVAVLYARLIDWGYGEFRAMQQQHVWAPLIVTPAVAGLAVWLTRKFFRGAEGSGIPQVIATLHARPGEYGARLLSFRILFGKIAVSFLAILGGFTIGREGPTVQVGAALMFNLRRLYPRSNALIERQLVLAGAAAGLSAAFNTPLAGVVFAIEELTRSFEARASGVLITAIIIAGVIALGLNGNYTYFGTIQIGQHFPDLLAVAIVLTAIVTGIAGGVFGWLLLNTARWIPAPLRQLHGERPVAFAALCGFAIAVVGLISGGTTFGSGYAEARGLLDGHEHLSVFYPFLKMISMVGSYLPGIPGGIFAPSLSIGAGFGNLLHMVFDSMQLPMLIALAMVGYLAAVTQSPITSFVIVMEMIDGHALVISLMATALIASRVARFFAPPLYDSLAQRYMAPLLQPAPAPVPEVPEVEAPEAAPEAAVADEVDGDARAEDSAPRQ; this is encoded by the coding sequence ATGTCCCGGGCCTTCTCTCCGCGCTCTTCCAGCATCGTGCGTCGCGCCAGACGCCTGTGGCGGCAATATGGCGTCTTCTGGCTCGGTGCGATCGCGGTCGGCTTAGTCGCGGTGCTGTATGCACGGCTGATCGACTGGGGCTACGGCGAATTCCGCGCGATGCAGCAACAGCACGTGTGGGCGCCTTTGATCGTCACGCCGGCGGTCGCTGGACTCGCCGTCTGGCTCACGCGCAAGTTCTTCCGCGGCGCCGAAGGCAGCGGCATTCCGCAAGTCATCGCCACTCTGCATGCCAGGCCCGGTGAATACGGCGCGCGGCTGCTGTCGTTCAGGATTCTGTTCGGCAAGATCGCCGTGTCGTTTCTGGCGATTCTCGGCGGCTTCACGATCGGCCGCGAAGGACCGACCGTGCAGGTCGGCGCGGCCCTGATGTTCAATCTGCGGCGGTTGTATCCCCGCTCGAACGCCCTGATCGAACGGCAACTGGTGCTCGCGGGCGCGGCAGCCGGCTTGTCCGCAGCGTTCAATACGCCGCTGGCCGGGGTCGTGTTCGCAATCGAGGAACTCACGCGCAGCTTCGAAGCCCGCGCGAGCGGCGTGCTGATTACGGCAATCATCATCGCCGGTGTGATCGCGCTCGGGCTGAACGGCAACTACACGTATTTCGGCACCATCCAGATCGGCCAACATTTCCCCGACCTGCTGGCGGTGGCCATCGTGCTCACGGCAATCGTCACCGGGATTGCGGGCGGCGTGTTCGGCTGGCTGCTGCTGAATACCGCGCGCTGGATTCCCGCGCCGCTGCGTCAGTTGCACGGCGAGCGGCCGGTCGCGTTCGCAGCGCTGTGCGGCTTCGCGATCGCGGTGGTCGGCCTCATTTCCGGGGGCACGACCTTCGGCAGCGGCTATGCGGAAGCGCGCGGACTGCTCGACGGGCACGAGCACCTCTCCGTGTTCTATCCGTTTCTGAAGATGATCTCGATGGTCGGCTCGTATCTGCCGGGCATCCCGGGCGGCATCTTCGCACCGTCGCTGTCGATCGGCGCGGGCTTCGGCAATCTGCTGCACATGGTATTCGACTCGATGCAGTTGCCGATGCTGATCGCCCTCGCCATGGTGGGCTATCTGGCGGCCGTCACGCAGTCGCCGATTACGTCGTTCGTGATCGTGATGGAGATGATCGATGGCCATGCATTGGTGATTTCGCTGATGGCCACCGCGTTGATTGCGAGCCGTGTGGCGCGTTTCTTCGCGCCGCCGTTGTATGACTCGCTGGCCCAGCGCTATATGGCGCCACTGCTGCAGCCGGCACCCGCGCCAGTACCGGAAGTCCCCGAAGTCGAAGCGCCCGAAGCAGCGCCCGAAGCAGCGGTCGCCGATGAGGTCGACGGCGATGCTCGCGCTGAAGACAGCGCCCCGCGTCAGTAA
- a CDS encoding YXWGXW repeat-containing protein gives MNKTFRLLIANAVLIAAGASAVASASAEEVVVIAPSAPPVVRYEAVPAPRVGYVWDHGHWRWDHGRYVWVEGHWQAERVGYHWVPGHWVEHGPNYRWVEGHWA, from the coding sequence ATGAACAAGACCTTTCGCTTGCTGATCGCCAACGCAGTTCTGATCGCTGCTGGTGCATCCGCTGTGGCATCCGCTTCTGCCGAGGAAGTCGTCGTGATCGCGCCGTCCGCACCGCCGGTCGTGCGTTATGAAGCCGTGCCGGCGCCGCGCGTCGGCTATGTGTGGGATCACGGTCATTGGCGTTGGGACCACGGCCGCTATGTGTGGGTCGAGGGTCACTGGCAGGCCGAGCGCGTCGGCTACCACTGGGTGCCGGGCCACTGGGTCGAACACGGTCCGAACTATCGCTGGGTCGAAGGCCACTGGGCGTAA
- the minE gene encoding cell division topological specificity factor MinE has translation MSILSFLLGEKKKSASVAKERLQLIIAHERAGGHAPADYLPALQRELVAVISKYVKISNDDIRVSLERQDDLEVLEVKIEIPQAGSA, from the coding sequence ATGTCGATTCTTTCGTTTTTGCTGGGCGAGAAGAAGAAATCCGCGTCGGTAGCGAAGGAACGCCTGCAGTTGATCATCGCGCACGAGCGCGCCGGCGGCCATGCGCCTGCCGATTACCTGCCTGCGTTGCAACGCGAACTGGTGGCCGTGATTTCGAAGTACGTGAAAATCTCCAATGACGATATTCGCGTGAGCCTGGAACGCCAGGACGATCTCGAAGTGCTCGAGGTCAAGATCGAAATTCCGCAGGCCGGTTCCGCATAA
- the minD gene encoding septum site-determining protein MinD — protein MAKIIVVTSGKGGVGKTTTSASFASALALRGSKTAVIDFDVGLRNLDLIMGCERRVVYDLINVIQGEANLNQALIKDKKCENLFILPASQTRDKDALTQEGVEKVINDLIAMDFDYIVCDSPAGIESGALLAMHFADEALIVTNPEVSSVRDSDRILGILSSKTKRAIEGKEPIKEHLLITRYNPKRVSEGEMLSLTDIQEILRIDLIGVIPESEAVLHASNQGLPAVHLDGTDVAEAYKDVVSRFLGEQKSLRFTDYQKPGLLQRLFGTK, from the coding sequence ATGGCAAAAATCATTGTGGTGACTTCGGGCAAGGGTGGCGTGGGCAAGACGACCACGAGCGCGAGTTTTGCATCGGCCCTCGCATTGCGTGGCAGCAAAACCGCCGTGATCGACTTCGACGTCGGCCTGCGCAATCTCGACCTCATCATGGGCTGTGAGCGCCGTGTGGTGTATGACCTGATCAACGTGATTCAGGGCGAAGCCAATCTGAACCAGGCGCTGATCAAGGACAAGAAGTGCGAGAACCTGTTCATCCTGCCGGCTTCGCAGACGCGTGACAAAGACGCGCTGACCCAGGAAGGCGTCGAGAAGGTCATCAACGACCTGATCGCGATGGACTTCGACTACATTGTTTGCGATTCGCCGGCCGGTATCGAATCGGGCGCGCTGCTCGCCATGCACTTCGCCGACGAAGCGCTGATCGTGACGAATCCGGAAGTCTCGTCGGTGCGTGACTCGGACCGTATCCTCGGCATTCTGTCGTCGAAGACCAAGCGCGCGATCGAAGGCAAGGAGCCGATCAAGGAACACCTGCTGATCACCCGCTACAACCCGAAGCGCGTCAGCGAAGGCGAAATGCTCTCGCTCACCGACATTCAGGAAATCCTGCGCATCGATCTGATCGGCGTGATTCCGGAATCGGAAGCGGTGCTGCATGCGTCGAACCAGGGTCTGCCGGCCGTGCACCTCGACGGTACCGATGTCGCCGAAGCCTATAAAGATGTCGTGTCGCGTTTCCTCGGCGAGCAAAAGTCGCTTCGCTTTACCGATTACCAGAAGCCAGGGCTGCTGCAGCGCCTCTTTGGCACCAAGTAA
- the minC gene encoding septum site-determining protein MinC, giving the protein MSPKKSPFFELRSGSVDTLLFVVKTTDLDAMRAELTRRFEATPEFFANDVVAIDVRRLAENERVPLADIVQLLDSVRMRPVGVVANPQQAWAGESALPLLEARDRRGVAAKSDEEGAHAAATAPVVTAATATPPADLFEAAALTPVMPAEAGTPATAAAVEPVPAAEPVRLATSSQTTVIDKPLRSGQRIYAKGDLVVLGLVSYGAEVIAEGNIHIYAPLRGRALAGVQGNHDARIFCTCLEPELISIAGIYRTTENPLPADVLGKPVQIWLEEEKLMIEPLRLT; this is encoded by the coding sequence ATGTCGCCCAAGAAATCGCCCTTTTTCGAACTCCGCAGCGGCTCTGTCGACACGCTCCTGTTTGTGGTCAAGACAACTGACCTCGATGCGATGCGTGCCGAACTGACCCGGCGCTTCGAGGCGACCCCCGAATTTTTCGCTAACGATGTTGTCGCGATCGACGTCCGCCGTCTCGCGGAGAACGAACGCGTGCCGCTTGCCGACATCGTGCAACTGCTCGACAGCGTGCGCATGCGTCCAGTCGGCGTCGTCGCCAACCCGCAGCAGGCGTGGGCGGGCGAATCCGCGCTGCCGCTGCTCGAAGCGCGCGACCGCCGCGGCGTCGCCGCGAAGTCAGACGAAGAGGGCGCGCATGCCGCCGCTACGGCGCCGGTTGTCACCGCCGCGACGGCCACGCCCCCAGCCGATCTGTTCGAAGCCGCGGCCCTCACGCCCGTTATGCCCGCTGAGGCTGGCACCCCGGCCACGGCCGCCGCGGTCGAGCCGGTGCCCGCCGCCGAGCCCGTGCGTCTTGCCACCTCATCGCAAACCACGGTGATCGACAAGCCGTTGCGCTCGGGTCAGCGCATTTACGCGAAGGGCGATCTGGTCGTGCTCGGTCTGGTGAGCTACGGCGCGGAAGTCATCGCGGAAGGCAACATCCATATTTACGCGCCGTTGCGCGGCCGGGCCTTGGCCGGCGTGCAGGGCAATCACGACGCGCGCATTTTCTGCACGTGTCTCGAACCGGAACTGATCTCGATCGCGGGCATCTATCGTACGACCGAGAACCCGCTGCCGGCCGACGTGCTCGGCAAGCCGGTACAGATCTGGCTCGAAGAAGAAAAGTTGATGATCGAACCGCTGCGGCTCACTTGA
- a CDS encoding GNAT family N-acetyltransferase, translating into MSPSLTVRRIAADQGAVFRELRTASLREAPYAFGETLEDALSADAATFDATAAEHADSFIATSFILYTEGHPAGLIEAHFDDTAARRAFVCELWVAPAVRHLRGGELLVDTASTWLAGEGAMEIYAWVADANRNAMRFYEALGFGPTGEHRRVARASEQAESLLVRHVPTTSQVFQQ; encoded by the coding sequence ATGAGTCCGTCATTGACCGTTCGCCGTATCGCCGCTGATCAGGGCGCTGTTTTCCGCGAACTCCGTACTGCGTCGCTGCGGGAGGCGCCCTATGCCTTCGGCGAAACGCTAGAGGACGCGTTGTCGGCGGATGCCGCCACGTTCGACGCAACCGCTGCCGAACACGCTGATTCGTTTATCGCCACCAGTTTCATCCTCTATACCGAGGGCCATCCCGCAGGGTTGATCGAAGCGCATTTCGACGACACCGCGGCACGCCGCGCGTTCGTTTGCGAGTTGTGGGTGGCGCCGGCCGTGCGTCATCTGCGAGGCGGCGAGTTGCTGGTCGACACCGCCAGCACCTGGCTCGCCGGCGAAGGCGCCATGGAAATCTACGCGTGGGTCGCCGACGCCAACCGCAATGCCATGCGCTTTTACGAGGCGCTTGGCTTTGGTCCGACCGGCGAGCATCGGCGCGTCGCGCGTGCGTCCGAGCAGGCCGAAAGCCTGCTGGTGCGCCACGTGCCGACCACATCGCAGGTGTTTCAGCAGTGA